Proteins found in one Pyrus communis chromosome 15, drPyrComm1.1, whole genome shotgun sequence genomic segment:
- the LOC137718814 gene encoding fatty acid elongase 3-like — MSQTIKYLLSEHPNIVNFRWNTTHLWGSTWYFLFTAIPTYIAAASALHLILTLFRRHDRPVPLGPIPAVHSLVMALIYAVIFTGILVSSVAEIRDTRWLWRRTKTTPFQWLLCFPPGTRPSGRVFFWSYVFYLSRFLHLLRTFFTILLHRRLTFFHLFNQSILIFMSFLWLQYSQSFQVLAILSTTLLYSIVYAYRFWTGIGLPGACFPFVVNCQVVLLVYNLVCHVGVLSLHILKGGGCNGIGAWLCNSVLNGAILLLFLKFYVKKYLKNSTAVDEVVNPATHLGSGSESKRELLVKEN, encoded by the coding sequence ATGTCGCAAACCATCAAGTACCTGCTATCGGAGCACCCAAACATCGTAAACTTCCGGTGGAACACCACCCACTTATGGGGTTCCacttggtacttcctcttcacCGCCATCCCCACCTACATCGCCGCCGCCAGCGCCCTCCACCTCATACTCACCCTCTTCCGCCGCCATGATCGCCCTGTCCCGCTCGGCCCAATCCCTGCAGTCCACAGCCTTGTCATGGCACTCATCTACGCCGTCATCTTCACCGGCATCCTCGTCTCCTCCGTCGCCGAGATTCGCGATACCCGCTGGTTGTGGCGGCGCACCAAGACCACCCCCTTCCAGTGGCTCCTCTGCTTCCCACCCGGCACCCGCCCTTCCGGCCGCGTCTTCTTCTGGTCCTACGTCTTCTACCTCTCCCGGTTCCTTCACCTCCTCCGCACATTCTTCACCATCCTCCTCCACCGCCGCCTCACCTTCTTCCACCTCTTCAACCAGTCTATCCTCATCTTCATGTCGTTCCTCTGGCTCCAATACTCGCAATCGTTCCAGGTCCTCGCCATACTCTCCACCACTCTGCTCTACTCCATCGTCTACGCCTACCGGTTCTGGACCGGAATCGGGCTCCCCGGGGCGTGCTTCCCGTTCGTGGTGAACTGCCAGGTGGTGCTGCTAGTCTACAACTTGGTCTGCCACGTCGGCGTACTTTCCCTGCACATTTTGAAAGGGGGCGGGTGCAACGGGATCGGAGCTTGGCTCTGCAACTCCGTCCTCAACGGCGCGATTCTGTTGCTGTTCTTGAAATTCTACGTGAAAAAgtatttgaagaattcaacGGCGGTTGATGAGGTTGTGAATCCGGCCACGCATTTGGGATCTGGGTCGGAGTCAAAGCGTGAGCTGCTCGTTAAAGAAAACTAG
- the LOC137718813 gene encoding probable 1-acyl-sn-glycerol-3-phosphate acyltransferase 4: MDVCSPLKPDSKLKHRPLSSLRVVRGILCLVVFLSTAFTFLVCFAPITALLLRPLSIHISRTATSLIFGIWLALWPFLFEKINGTKVVFSGDTVPPKERTLLIANHKTEVDWMYLWDLALRKGSLGHIRYVLKSSLMKLPVFGWGFHILEFIPLKRKWEADEPVMRKMLSSFADPADPLWLAIFPEGTDYNEEKCKKSQIFAAENGLPVLSHVLLPRTKGFCACLEALRSSLDAVYDLTITYKNQCPSFLDNAFGVDPSEVHIHVRRIPIEEIPASNADAASWLTEAFLLKDNLLSNFSDQGHFPNEGGEEELSTFKCLVNFMSVIVLTIMLIYLAIFSSVWFKIYIGLSCGYLATATYFNFQPMPILDFVQATCVCNRPRIE, translated from the exons ATGGATGTTTGCAGTCCCTTGAAACCAGATAGTAAACTAAAGCACAGGCCTTTGTCTTCTCTTAGGGTTGTGAGGGGTATCTTATGTTTAGTAGTATTTCTCTCAACTGCGTTCACATTTCTTGTGTGTTTTGCTCCCATAACTGCTCTATTATTGCGCCCTTTGAGTATACATATAAGCAGAACAGCAACCTCCTTAATCTTTGGCATTTGGCTGGCCTTGTGGCCTTTCCTGTTTGAGAAGATCAATGGCACGAAAGTGGTTTTTTCTGGAGACACCGTGCCCCCTAAAGAACGGACTCTCCTCATTGCCAACCATAAAACCGAGGTTGATTGGATGTACTTGTGGGATCTTGCATTGCGAAAAGGGTCTCTTGGACACATCAGGTATGTGCTCAAGAGCAGCCTGATGAAGCTGCCGGTATTCGGGTGGGGATTTCACATTTTAGAGTTCATTCCTTTGAAAAGGAAGTGGGAAGCTGATGAACCGGTTATGCGGAAAATGCTTTCGTCATTTGCTGATCCTGCAGACCCTCTCTGGCTTGCCATTTTTCCTGAAGGAACTGATTATAA TGAggaaaaatgcaaaaagagtcaGATATTTGCTGCTGAAAATGGACTTCCTGTACTGTCACATGTGCTACTTCCAAGAACTAAAGGCTTTTGTGCTTGCTTGGAAGCTCTAAGAAGTTCTTTGGATGCAG TTTATGACTTGACTATCACGTACAAGAATCAATGCCCTTCGTTTCTAGACAATGCGTTTGGCGTGGATCCATCAGAAGTTCACATACATGTTCGTCGAATCCCTATTGAAGAGATCCCTGCTTCTAACGCCGATGCGGCCTCTTGGTTAACAGAAGCATTCCTGCTCAAGGACAACTTACTTTCCAATTTCAGCGATCAAGGGCATTTCCCTaatgaaggaggagaagaagaactttCTACATTCAAGTGCTTGGTAAATTTCATGTCGGTAATTGTTTTGACTATCATGCTGATTTACCTAGCCATTTTTTCATCCGTCTGGTTTAAAATATACATCGGTTTATCATGTGGGTACCTTGCCACAGctacttattttaattttcaaccgaTGCCAATTTTAGACTTTGTTCAAGCAACATGTGTTTGCAATAGACCAAGAATTGAATAG
- the LOC137717820 gene encoding uncharacterized protein: protein MVNGFGESMSRSSQGPSFSGSNNNGDAGDFECNICFELAQDPIVTLCGHLFCWPCLYKWLHIHSHSQECPVCKALVKEENLVPLYGRGKTSTDPRSKSIPGISIPNRPAGQRPETAPPPEHNHFPLRGFGFMGGMGGLGGFAPVATTRFGNFTFSAAIGGFIPSLFNFPLNGFPDPAIYGESAGFPHGFSNAFHGGHIHRHHLRRGTGQGQQDYRLKMLCMIVIFSVILALAWQ, encoded by the coding sequence ATGGTAAATGGGTTCGGGGAATCAATGAGCAGGTCGTCCCAAGGGCCTTCATTCTCCGGCAGCAACAATAACGGTGACGCTGGTGATTTCGAATGCAATATTTGCTTTGAATTGGCCCAAGACCCAATTGTGACCCTATGCGGCCATCTCTTCTGCTGGCCTTGCCTTTACAAGTGGCTCCACATTCACTCCCACTCTCAGGAATGCCCTGTTTGCAAAGCCCTTGTAAAGGAGGAGAATTTGGTTCCTTTATACGGTAGGGGAAAGACGTCAACTGACCCAAGATCAAAGTCCATTCCTGGCATTAGTATCCCAAACCGTCCAGCAGGACAAAGACCCGAAACAGCTCCTCCACCAGAACACAACCATTTTCCTCTCCGTGGATTTGGGTTCATGGGAGGGATGGGAGGTTTGGGCGGGTTTGCACCAGTTGCAACCACAAGGTTTGGGAATTTCACATTTTCTGCAGCTATTGGTGGCTTTATCCCTTCTCTGTTCAATTTTCCGCTGAATGGGTTTCCTGATCCCGCCATTTACGGTGAAAGTGCTGGATTTCCTCATGGGTTCTCAAATGCATTTCATGGCGGCCATATACATAGACATCACCTCCGCAGGGGAACAGGTCAGGGACAGCAAGATTATAGACTGAAGATGTTGTGTATGATTGTTATATTTTCAGTAATTCTTGCTCTCGCTTGGCAGTAG
- the LOC137717450 gene encoding pathogenesis-related thaumatin-like protein 3.5: protein MAIKLYLLLSLFSLAAGNVVRATQFTLQNRCSYTVWPGTLSGNGAAILGGGGFALAPGTSVQFTAPPGWSGRFWARTGCTFDDLGNGKCVTGDCGSLKCAGGGAPPVTLAEFTIGSNPGDKDFYDISLVDGYNVGMGLWATGGTGDCQYAGCVADLNGRCPAELRVMDAGSGAVVACRSACAAFNTPEFCCTGEHATPQTCSPTQYSEMFKTACPTAYSYAYDDASSTCTCSGSDYLITFCPSGSS, encoded by the exons ATGGCGATTAAGctctatcttcttctttctctcttctcgtTAG CTGCAGGCAATGTAGTCCGCGCGACCCAATTCACACTCCAAAACCGTTGCAGTTACACGGTCTGGCCGGGAACTCTCTCCGGAAACGGCGCTGCAATTCTCGGAGGGGGCGGTTTCGCATTGGCCCCGGGTACATCGGTCCAGTTCACCGCCCCTCCCGGCTGGTCCGGCCGGTTCTGGGCACGAACTGGCTGCACCTTCGACGACTTGGGAAACGGAAAATGCGTCACTGGCGACTGCGGATCGCTAAAATGTGCCGGCGGTGGCGCGCCTCCCGTGACGTTGGCGGAGTTCACGATCGGGTCCAACCCGGGGGACAAGGACTTTTATGACATCAGCCTGGTGGACGGTTACAATGTGGGCATGGGATTGTGGGCCACCGGCGGAACCGGCGACTGCCAGTACGCTGGATGCGTGGCGGACTTGAACGGCCGCTGCCCGGCGGAGCTGCGGGTGATGGATGCGGGTTCGGGGGCGGTGGTGGCTTGCAGGAGCGCGTGCGCCGCGTTTAACACGCCAGAGTTTTGCTGCACCGGGGAGCACGCGACGCCGCAGACTTGCTCGCCGACGCAGTACTCGGAGATGTTCAAGACGGCGTGCCCCACAGCGTACAGCTACGCCTATGACGACGCTTCGAGCACTTGTACCTGTTCCGGGTCGGACTACTTGATCACATTTTGCCCAAGCGGGTCATCATAA
- the LOC137717449 gene encoding uncharacterized protein, with the protein MEVIMRRRPCPSLRFAVVVLKVILLFLWLEAGNATFQESTVQGQSPELFSDSIVSHSCIHDQIIKQRRRPGRKVYTVTPQVYEGSGVSKPLHQKGRTLLGISKCSVQQKDVKRPIRIYLNYDAVGHSPDRDCRIVGDVVKLGEPPVISIPGTPSCNPHGDPPVSGDCWYNCTLDDIAGKDKRQRLRKALGQTADWFKRALAVEPVRGNLRLSGYSACGQDGGVQLPREYVEEGVAEADLVLLVTTRPTTGNTLAWAVACERDQWGRAIAGHVNVAPRHLTAEAETLLSATLIHEVMHVLGFDPHAFAHFRDERKRRRSQVTEQIMDEKLGRMVTRVVLPRVVMHSRYHYAAFSENFTGLELEDGGGRGTSGSHWEKRLLMNEIMTGSVDTRSVVSKMTLALLEDSGWYQANYSMAENLDWGRNQGTEFVTSPCNLWKGAYHCNTTQLSGCTYNREAEGYCPIVSYSGDLPQWARYFPQANKGGQSPLADYCTYFVAYSDGSCTDSNSARQPDKMLGEVRGSNSRCMASSLVRTGFVRGSMTQGNGCYQHRCVNNSLEVAVDGVWKVCPEAGGALQFPGFNGELLCPAYHELCSKGLVPANGQCPKSCNFNGDCVEGRCHCFLGFHGSDCSKRTCPSNCNGRGSCLSNGLCECNKGYTGVDCSTAVCDEQCSLHGGVCDDGVCEFRCSDYAGYSCQNSTMLQSSLKVCKDVLENVNSGAGQHCAPSEPSILQQLEDVVVMPNYHRLFPGGARKLFSIFGTSYCDTTAKQLACWISIQKCDKDGDNRLRVCYSACQAYNSACGASLDCSDQTLFSSKDEAQGQCTGSSEMRTSWISSIQSWFSSNSSSKGTSVKN; encoded by the exons ATGGAGGTGATTATGCGGCGTCGTCCATGTCCCTCTCTCAGATTCGCCGTCGTTGTCCTCAAG GTTATTTTGCTATTTTTATGGTTGGAAGCTGGTAATGCAACATTCCAAGAAAGCACAGTGCAAGGGCAAAGCCCAGAATTGTTTTCCGATAGCATTGTTTCACATTCCTGCATTCATGACCAGATAATCAAACAGCGGAGGAGACCTGGTCGCAAAGTGTACACTGTTACCCCGCAGGTGTATGAGGGGTCTGGTGTATCAAAACCCCTTCACCAAAAGGGTAGGACATTACTTGGAATTTCCAAGTGCTCTGTACAACAGAAGGATGTTAAACGGCCTATTagaatatatttaaattatgaTGCTGTTGGTCACTCTCCTGATAGAGATTGTCGAATTGTTGGCGATGTTGTGAAGCTTGGGGAGCCACCTGTGATTTCGATTCCTGGCACTCCTTCTTGTAATCCTCATGGCGATCCTCCAGTTTCTGGTGACTGCTGGTATAACTGCACCTTGGATGATATAGCTGGGAAGGACAAAAGGCAACGCCTTCGCAAG GCTCTAGGGCAGACTGCAGACTGGTTCAAGAGAGCCTTAGCTGTTGAACCTGTGAGGGGGAACTTGCGGTTGAGTGGGTATTCAGCATGTGGCCAGGATGGAGGTGTACAACTGCCACGTGAATATGTTGAAG AGGGTGTTGCTGAAGCAGACTTGGTTCTTCTGGTGACAACAAGACCAACCACTGGGAACACCCTTGCATGGGCAGTGGCTTGCGAACGTGATCAATGGGGTCGTGCAATTGCAG GACATGTAAATGTTGCTCCTCGCCATCTGACAGCTGAAGCAGAAACTTTGCTTTCTGCTACTCTCATACATGAG GTTATGCATGTTCTTGGTTTTGATCCCCATGCATTTGCTCATTTTAgggatgaaaggaaaagaaggcGTAGTCAG GTTACAGAACAAATTATGGATGAAAAGCTTGGGCGGATGGTGACTCGTGTGGTGCTTCCACGTGTTGTCATGCATTCAAGATATCATTATGCG GCATTCTCTGAGAATTTCACTGGTTTAGAGCTCGAAGATGGTGGAGGACGCGGCACATCAG GGTCACACTGGGAGAAAAGACTTCTAATGAATGAAATTATGACTGGGTCAGTGGATACAAGATCTGTGGTTTCAAAAATGACACTCGCTTTACTAGAAGATAGTGGATGGTACCAGGCCAATTATAGTATGGCAGAGAATCTTGATTGGGGCCGCAACCAAGGAACTGaatttgtgacttccccttgcaaTCTCTGGAAGGGGGCATATCATTGCAACACAACCCAATTGTCAGGATGTACATACAACAGAGAAGCTGAAGGTTACTGTCCGATCGTAAGTTACAGTGGAGACCTACCCCAGTGGGCACGCTATTTTCCACAGGCTAACAAAG GTGGTCAGTCCCCACTGGCTGATTATTGCACCTATTTTGTTGCTTACTCTGATGGGTCATGTACTGACTCTAACAGCGCACGGCAACCTGACAAAATGTTGGGTGAAGTACGAGGAAGTAACTCTAG GTGTATGGCTTCATCATTGGTACGTACAGGGTTTGTACGGGGTTCGATGACCCAAGGAAATGGATGTTATCAGCACAGATGTGTTAATAATTCATTAGAG GTTGCTGTGGATGGTGTGTGGAAAGTATGTCCTGAAGCTGGTGGAGCCCTTCAGTTCCCAGGATTTAATG gtgaattGTTATGCCCGGCATACCATGAACTCTGCAGTAAGGGCCTAGTTCCTGCAAATGGACAATGTCCAAAGTCGTGCAATTTCAATGGAGACTGTGTTGAAGGAAGGTGCCACTGTTTTCTAGGGTTTCATGGTTCTGATTGTAGTAAAC GCACCTGCCCAAGCAACTGTAATGGACGTGGAAGCTGCCTTTCTAATGGGCTGTGTGAATGTAATAAAGGGTACACAGGCGTTGACTGCTCCACTG CGGTTTGTGATGAGCAATGCAGCCTTCACGGAGGTGTTTGTGATGATGGAGTCTGTGAATTCCGCTGCTCTGACTATGCAGGCTACTCATGCCAGAACAGCACCATGCTCCAATCCAGTCTTAAAGTTTGTAAAGATGTCCTGGAAAATGTCAACTCTGGTGCCGGACAGCACTGTGCACCCAGTGAACCAAGCATATTGCAGCAGCTCGAGGATGTAGTGGTCATGCCCAACTACCATCGTTTGTTTCCTGGTGGTGCCCGGAAGCTTTTTAGCATCTTCGGAACCAGCTACTGTGACACAACCGCGAAGCAGCTGGCTTGCTGG ATATCGATTCAAAAGTGCGACAAGGACGGGGACAACAGACTCCGTGTCTGCTATTCGGCCTGTCAAGCATACAATTCGGCATGTGGGGCTTCGCTCGATTGCTCGGACCAAACCCTATTCAGTAGTAAAGACGAAGCACAAGGGCAATGCACAGGCTCAAGTGAGATGAGAACGTCATGGATTAGCAGCATACAGAGTTGGTTTTCAAGTAACAGTTCCTCAAAAGGGACGTCTGTAAAAAATTAG